TGTAGCCCTTCTATTGCGCGCTCTAGTGCTGCTACACCCCAGTCATTCACCTCGTCAAAAAATACGTTAAAGGCAGGCTCATCAAACTGGATAACGTCAACACCCGCCGCCTCAAGTTCCTTCGCTTCTTGGTTTAATATTTTTGCGAATTCCCATGCTAACTGCTCGCGGCTCTTGTAGTGGTCGTCATACAAGGTATCAACCATCGTCATAGGGCCCGGTAGCGCCCATTTAATTGGTTTATCCGTTTGCGCCCGTAGATATTTTGCGTCGTCCACAAAAACGGGTTTAACCCTGCTAACGCTGCCGGTCACTACGGGGACGCTTGCCTCATATCTATCACGAATTTTAACGGTTCTTTTATTTTCAAAATCAACGCCACTTAAATGCTCAATAAAGGTGGTGACAAAATGTTGCCTTGATTGTTCACCGTCACTGATTATATCGATACCAGCAAGCGCTTGGTCTTGAAGTGAAAGTCGAAGTGCGTCATTTTTGCCGTCGACAAGTTCGCTACCTTCAAGCTTCCAAGGTGACCACAGTGTTTCAGGTTGTGCTAGCCATGATGGTTTTGGCAAGCTGCCAGCGATAGAGGTTGGAATAAGTGTTTTCATAACGTTACTTCTTTTGCCTTAAGCGCATTGAGTTGAATAGGTTTGCAACAGTGATTTGTAAGGTTTGATAAACCTTTCTTCGACAAATTTGCCCTGCTCTACGGCAAGCTGCGTGCGCTCTTCGCGGTCATACGTAATCTGCGTAAGCGAATGGTCGGGGTTTTTAAGACTGGGTCTAAAGCACCTTCCCGCAGGTGCATTGGCGTTGTAGATTTCAGGTCGATAAATCTTTTGGAATGTTTCCATGGTACTGATGGTGCTTACCAGTTCTAAATTGGTATAGTCGTTTAGTAAGTCACCAAAGAAATAGAAAGCGAATGGCGCAGCACTATTCGGCGGCATAAAATAGCGTACGCTTAACCCCATTTTTTTAAAGTACTGTTCGGTTAAAGACGACTCATTTGGCTGATATTCATAACCCAACACCGGGTGCTCATTTTCCGTGCGATAATATGTCTTGCTGTCTGACACGCTTAAACATATGACGGGCTTTTTCGAAAATGCGTTTTGATACGTAGACGAATTAACGAATTGCTTAAACAAGGAACCATGAAGTTCGCCAAAGTCAGAAGGAACACTAAACCCTTGTTTGTCCTTGTTGTGCTGTGCCAAAACGACGCTGAAATCATAATCGCGTACATACGAAGAAAAATTGTTACCCACAATGCCGTCATGGCGCTTGCCTGTTACCTTGTCCACAATAACAGTTTGTAATACTTCGATGTTAGGAAACGCAGTACCCTGCCCAGCAATTTCAACGTCTACCGATATAATATTTAGTTCAACAGTGTATCGGTCCGCGGTCTGATTATCCCAGTAGGCCAAGGCGTTAAAGCGATTATCAATCATGGTTAACGCATTGCTTACATTGCTTTTTCGCTTATCGCCTCTAGCAAGGTTAGCGAAGTTTGTTGTAATGCGCGTGTGCTGTGAGGGTTCGTAGTTTTCATCAAAACGTAAACGACTTAGAGAAAAAGTGATGTCCTGTGCCATAAGAGTATCTTACTGTTAGTACGGTATGGCATAGTTATACATGCGATTAATTATGAAAAAAAATGGTATAAATTCATATTTGCATGAATATTTTTCACATAATGGCGAGGCGAACTGAAGATAAAGAAGGAAAACACATTATCTTGTTTTCCTTTTTAAGCGCATTTTATGCGAATACTTTTTAGCGATTATTTTTTAGCGTATGTAAGCAGCGTAATTTTTCGCTATATACGCTGCTTATGGGGGCGTTGTGTAGCTAATACCTATGTAATACCCCTATGTGTTTGATGCTACGGTACCGTTTTGCCCTTCAACCATAGATTGGCTCACCCTATTATTGTCTTTGTTTCCAACGCTATATTGGTGCCACGGCAATACCAGATAATGACAAAGCAACAGAATAATGGCCATGGCAAGCAGCGTGGGTAGCATAGATAGCTGCTGCAGGCCCACCAGCATAAGCCCCCAACCAATTGATACCCATTGCACAACGTATAGCGCAGTCACGTATTTACCCCAAAATGCCAATAGGGTCACAACTGAAGTGTGTTGAAACCGACTCACAATAAGGTGTATGCCATAAAGAAACAATAAGACTATTCCTGTCATTAACACCACAATGCCAGGCCCACTTCGCAAATTAGTGACAATATGGTAGTCCGGGTTTGTCAGTGTTAATGCCACACCAAGCATGAAGCAAACCATACCCAGTTTAAAGCACCATAGGAAATCTAGTGTTGCAGCGTGTGGTTGTTTTACAAATCGACCAAAAGCCATGCCAAGAACTGGATAAGCTAACCATGGAAATATCGGAAACATGGTTCCCGCATCCTCATCACCAATAAATAATTTCCAAAATTCATTGAACATCGCTGATGTTGTGTACTTATCCCATGCAAAGTGAGATGAAAATATAACCACAAGCGCAAACGCTATCCATACAAGCACCTGATTGCTTAGCTTTTTCAACACAGCACAGATTATTAACGCTATACCTGCGAACTGAAACACGTCACCAATAAGAAATTCAGTAAGCGGCGTGTGCGGTGCTACATCATCATAAGTGACAAGCCCTAGTTGGATAGAAAGCCACATAGGAACGGTACCACGTAAAAGATTAAGTGCGTAACCAAGTGCAAACAGCATTAGCGCCCTTTTTATTTCTACGCCAAAACGTTCTGTACCCGAAAATCCAACAAAGATTCCCATGATAAAAACAAACATGGACGCCGCTGGCCACCCCAACGCAAATTTAACCACAGTACCAAAGAAACCAAAACGAACCTCGGGTAAGCCGTAAAAATCCAGCACATGGATCATTACCATGAGCAGCACGGCAAGGCCCTTTGCAACATCAAATGTCGATTCTCGACGAGCGAGCAGAGGTTTTGCGTTTTCTGGAATAAAAAAAAGCTTCATAGCGTGTGTTTCTTCTTATCGTTAACAGGTAAATGGATATTCATCACTGAATGGTCTTTGATTTTTCAGACAAGTTCGCGCCTAGCCAAAATAAGAGACAGGTAAAGCAGAACAGTGTGAAAGACAACGAAAATGGACTGCTGTAGCCATTGTTAAGGTAGTTAAATACCGACTTTCCGAATCCTATACCTTCGAATGTCAAAAGCAGCGTGAGTACCAAGGCACTCATCAAGGAGAACCGCGAAATCATAGTTAACACGGTTTTCGTGTAAAATGCGGCTAGCACAGTGATGCTGTATACAGCGAAAAAGGAGGCCTCTACAAAAAGTGCTCTGCTTTCTATGGTTGTACTCAAGGCTCTCTCTAGCAAAAATGCAAAGGCCGTAGCAGGTATGATGCCAGCGCACCCACCTAGTGTTAGCGCTGACATGGTTCGCTTTAAACGGGTTGAAATGTTTTTGTTATTGTGGAATTTGTTGAGCCACAACATATTGCCTACAATGATTAACCCGCATACGCTAAGGCCAAGAATAAAAAAGATAATACGCACATCGACACCGGCAAAGTGCCCAAAATGCAACGCATAGAGAAAGCGTGTTCCATCAGCAAAGGCATTTCTTTCTTCTGGGTTTATATCTTTTGAAAAGCCCTTATCCTTAACGCGATAGGTCATGTCTATGCGTTGTGCGAAATTATCATTATGCTGACCGATAATTCTAATTAACGCGTTCTCATCACCATAATTGGTTAGGCGTAACGAAGATGCTTTAGCGTTCTGCTCAGTTTCAAACGTAGTGATAATCGCGTTCAAGTCCGGCATTTCACGCTCTACACCTGCATGTACCTCCGTTATTCTAGGAAATCCAGAATCGTTGAGTAACGCCGTTCTGTCGCCATTATAAACAAACAACAAAGTGACGACTTGTGAAATAAGCCCCAGGTTAAACATCAGCCCAGTCAACGCATACATAAAGGTATAAGGTAAACTCATTACCCCTACCACATTGTGCATGTCGGTAAGTTGATAGCGCATCGTCGACTGCGAACCTCGGTAAAAGAAAAAATGCGTAATAAGTTTCTTAAACTGAACAACAATACCGGTAAAAATAACAACCATAAAAAATAGAGTTATAACCCCGACGATGTGGTCGCCGAATGGTAAGTTTAAATCTATGTGAAGGCCGTAAAGGAAGTCAGCTAAGTGAAAACTGTCTATGGATGCAACCGTCTCGCCGTTGGTTGGGTCAACATAAATTGATGTGAGTTCACCTTTGGGAGCGCTCTCTCCATTCAATGGCAAATACAGTTCATAAAGCGGCTGAACGTCCGTGGGCAGCACAATAAACATCCTTTCTTCGGCATTTATATCGTACTGTTCAAACTGTTTTGCAATGATATCGCTGGTTGGCAGCGCGGGTGTCGCAGTTGCTACATCAGTGTGTGGTAACACAGACCACGCCTTAATCTCTGGATAAAATAACGTTAATGAACCAGCCCAAAAAACGACGAACAAAGGAATGGCGATAAACAAGCCTATCCATCCGTGCCCTTCTAATGCAGAGCGAATAACACTGGCCTTCATGATAGCGCCCCTAACTTTATTACCACGTTAAGCGCAACAGATACTAGTAAAACACAGGCGCATTGAATGAGTGGTCTTTTCACCGATTCAAAACAAAAGAAATAGGTCATTAGCGCAGACCAGGTGATAAAACCTGCTACATAACCCACAAGCAACTTAACATCCACATCTAGCGGGATGAAATGATTAACATTGAGAATGAGGCTTGTACTTAGGAGCAACCCTATAAAAAACGAGGATAGCGTTTTACGCCACATAGTGACCTCCCACTACGCCAACCAAACCCACTACAAATGCCAGGAAAAATGCCAAAACTGCGCCATAGGTGATAACCATCAGGCGGCTTTTTTCGTGGGCTGAAACCAGTGTTACCAATACAAAGTTCATCATTACAATGGTAATAATGGCAAAGCACGTAGCCCACACATTAAGCTGAGTACTTAACAACACTCCGCTTAGTAAGATAGCGCCGATAAATAGTGTGAGTGATACTGGTTTGGACATGGGGGAAGCGGTACTTCTTTGATGAGGGGAAGAGAAGTAAAGCGCAGCACATCCTCCCCATAACGCTTCATACGCAACGAGTTTTGTGAGTAAAAATACGGTCATCGCCTGGTTATATCCTTATAAATATTGTTTTACATTGCTTCAGCAATGGCCAATGACTGGCTTATTTTTTGAAGTTTGTATCGATCTTGACTAAGAATGTTTTTGGCATTGTTGCCAAACCACTCTAGTGAAGAATCGATATTGCGAAGCGCGGAGTTCGAATAGAGATATTCGATAAACTTTTTGTAATCCACAATCCCTTCAAAGATAGGCACCATGCCCTCTCTGGAGCCCGCAGCAGCATAAACATTGTCTGGGGCGAATACATTTAGGTGTTCACTGCTGCTTATGTTTTTGAAATGGAAATGATTAATGTACGGCGACAGTTGCTCACAAGCGTTTACTACATCCTCACCGGCTTCCCATACGTGCAGGACGTCATAGTTCAATTGCAGGTTTTGCCTTTGAACAGCATTAAACATTTCGACGGTTGAACTTACCGAGTCGGCGTACGTGTTGGGATGAGTTTCTATCACCAAATTTAAATCGTATTCGGCCAGCCAATCGCATACGGTTTGTAAACGCTGAAACAACAAAGCTTTACGTTGCTCATTCATTCCGGCACTGGCTTCATTACTCGCAAACGTACGAATTTTGCTAGCCCCCCAGTGTTTGGCCAATCGACACAAACGATGTACCTTAAAATACAGTGCGTCGTTACTGTCAAAAAGCGGCAAGTAGTCGCTTAGCATTGTTACTCTGAGGCCGTAGTTGGCTATCCAGTCTTTACTGTATTCTGGCTGTTCTTCAAGGTTAGTCGCGTGAGCGCCCCATAGCTCAATGCCTTGAAATCCATTGCTTACAGACCACTTTGCTATTTCTGCAATTGAAATTAATTGATGCCTGAAGGTAATCGTACACACTGATAGGTTCATATCGCTGTCTCCAATAGCGCTTTTTCAGTGCAAGCGTTGTCAAGTTGATGAAACGCTAGCCATTGAAGGAAAACGCTATGAAGTTTTTGTTTAATCTTTTGCTCAGTCATATCTTGTTTGTCTAATAACGCTAGCACTTCAGTGAATAAGTCAGACGTATCCATATTATCTTTCGCTAATTCAGCAAGCTTTAAGCAGCGGTATTGAATGGTTTTGTATGTCGAGACTAAGTTTTCTATCTCATCACACCACATTTCAAAGGTAACTTCTGGGAATCCGATATCTCGCCAGAAATAGGCAAAACCGTGTTCGTATGCGTATTTTCTGATAGCGAGTACGGGTATTTGTTTTAACGCGTCGCCTAACAATGACGGGGGGGATTTAGCATCATCTCTGTGCGCCAATACAATGTGTCGTATTGCATCGGTTAACACATTGCGATCAGCGTAAAATGCAGTATTAAAATACTCGGCAACTTGAGTGAGTGAAGAGGGCTTAATGTCATTACTATCAAAGACGTAGCCACCCTCAACGTGCTTGGAGGAAATCGCATTGATAATATCTTCTCGAGCAATCTCACCTTCCCACCTAAAATCAGGATCGAGCATAAGCCAGCGTGATGCATCCTGCGTTTTCTTCAACATAACGTAATGAGGAAAAGGGTTTTGGTTAAATTTGTTTTCTCGCTCGGGCAATAAATACATGTCCAACATAACCATGACGTTTTGTGTTGGTGAAGCAGTGTCGAGCTGCATTTCCAATGTCTTAACGTTGTCGGCTTTAGACTTTGCTTTGTCATACCAAGACGTTAACTGAACACCATAGAGTGCCTTATACCACTTGATGAAAAAATCATGGCTAATGCATTCATCGTGATAGGCCAGTGCATTTGCAGACGTTATCGCCACGTCAGCATCCCAAACACCAAAGTAAAAAGGTCGATGATCAACCGCTGATGACGCTTTGATGCACTCGCACAAACAGCTAACAAAGCAATGTACCTTGATGTCTTCAAAAGGCGTTTCTAACACATCATCTTCAGCACTTGCGTTGTCTACTTGTTGTTGATTTATTAAGAAGCGCGCGAGACTGCCCACCGTTTGCACATCTTCTTGTGATATTGCGCTTTCAGGTACATCGATATCATGCGAGAGCTCTAAATGGATAAGCACTTGCATAAGAATGACTGAGTCTATGTACAAGTCTTCATTCAAGCGTGCATCCTTAGAGAAAACAGACATATACTGGCATTCAATGTCATTGATAAGTATATGTTTAATCGCGTTAACAATGCTTTCTATGTTCATGATGGCACCTTTTCAGATAGCGCCTTATCAGGTGCAGACACTGTTACCTGTTTAGTCTTCTGCTGCATACCGAGGGTATCGATTTTCGAAAGGTATGCGTTGGCAATCGCTTTTCTATTTACTTTGCCATTAGGTAAACGCGTAATTGAATCGACTTGTATAAAGTCAAAAGGCACTTGATAGGCAGCAAGGTGCTTATGACACCATACTTTAAACGACGCTTTATCTTCGGCTGTAAACTGATGGTTTGCACAATACTGCAAGTAAGCGCGGTAACCAGCGTGCTTATCGGGCATTTTGAACAATACCGCATCGTTGATATCAGGATGCGTTAGCACCACGTCTTCAACGTCTTTAGGGTAAACATTGAGTCCCGAGACAATGATGGTGTCATCTTGCCTCGCTACAAAATGCAGCTGTTTTTTACCCTTTCTATTGTCAAAATACCCTAGGTCGTTGGTGTGGATTTTAGCGCACTGGCCATCAAGAGGTTGCTTTACGTTAATCACTATCTCAGCGGGCGCTGCTAGGCTCTCGCCTGCCTCGACTTCAAGATGGCCGAGCACCTCTCCTATCGTATTAGTGTTATCAACATATTCACTAACAGCCACACACCCTGCTTCGGAACACCCGTATTGTTGGAAGAAATGGTTAACCTTGGCTTTGGCACGCAAGAACACCGGTGCTGACATTAACGTTCCAGATGTCATTACAGCATGCAATTTACTGTTTTTAGGCCACAGCATACATACTGTGTCTATCATAGACGGTGAAGAGTACAATAAAGGTTTGTCTAGTGTTAACAGTGTTTTTAGTAAGTGTTTAGGGTTAATGCTTGTAAATACTCTCGGGTGTTTACCTCTTGCAAGGCCAACAAAAATGCCGCAGATAAGCCCATATGAATGCGTAATTGGGCAAGCGATCACGGGAGACATCGAATTGGGCGCGGTAAAATGAGCCACATACGCTGCCACTTCTTGGTCAATGCTGCGCCAAGAACGTTTAATACTTTTTGGCTCGCCAGTAGTTCCTGAGCTCATTTGTATTAAACCCGGTGCGGTATCTTGTTGTTCGTTTTCTGGTATACAGATAACATTCTCCAATGTCCCGTATAACAGTGTATAGCAGCCCGCTTTTTCGGCATATTTACGGGCCAAGCTTTCGGGGGTACTCGCGTGTATTGGCATAACGGTAAGGCCATGCTCTTTTGCATAAAAACACAGTGAGAGCCAATCTACGGTACTTTCTATACAAACCGCCACACTGCCTTTTTCGGGATCAAGGTGTAGGGCGTTGCTAAAGCGTTCAAATTTTGAATTTATCTGTTGTGCGGTGATGACGTGTTCATCAATACTAAGCATGTGATTCTCCACAAGCGTGTTCGAAAAAGGTTGCTAACGGGTTGTCGATGGTGTGATGAAATTCGTCTAGCGCTTTGTTAGCACTAAGCTTTTTCTTTAGAAGTGACTCGGTAATAATACTTTTCTCAAACAAGTTAATTTTGTTTAAGCGTGCGGTGGCAGTCACCCCGCTGTTGTTGTAGCTTGCTATAGCGGCGTACACCTTTGACCAAAAGTGCGTTTCGTCACAGTAGTTGTGCAAAGCAAAGAGAGTAGATAGTTCAGTTAAGTTGTATACAAAGACGGTATCGACAAATAATTCGCGTAGCGCTTCGGTATTGTCCATCCAATAGTAATGATTGGCCGGTGCGTTGACGTAATCGCCATGAATGCTGTTAAAGTCTGGTGCTGTTGCGCGATTGTTTAAAAAGTCAGGCACGTACTCTAAACTTTCATGGAAATCTCTTAAAATCACTTTTGTTGGTAACCCATCTCTTAGCACCAGTGACATATTTTGTGCATGGGCTTCTACGGCAATGCCATGAAAAGCAAGAAGATGCCAAACGGGAATAATGGCGGTATTAATGAGTGCATCAAGCCAAACATCCACGCCAAACTTCTCTATCCAGCGAGCAACAAAAGGTTTACCGTCCCACTCTGTCGCTGCCAAAGCAGCAAACGGTACGGTGTGAACACCTGGCTCGTTTAGCACACTCGCATCGCGAAAAATGGCACTAAGGCTGGGTGAAAGTGTTGTAGCCCAATGCTGTTTATTACCTTCATCAACAGTGTCACCACTGTCCGGCTTAACGACTACAATACCTGCGTACTCTTTTTGAATAGACAACACGTTGCGTTTTTGAAGCCATGCATCATTTTCAATAAGGTCGTGAAGCCAATTTGAGAGATGGGGCGCAGTGCACACTGAATGTGGCTCTACCGTGCGCAATGATGATGTGTTCACCACATTAAGCGGTAGTTTGATACTGGCTTTGTTTACGTTACTTGTATTAAGTAAGGTTCTAAGCGAAATACTTGCCTGATAATCGTCGCCGGCTGAACCAAGCCAGAATACATCGCCATTTTTTAGTGGCTGTATGAGAGACGCTTTCACGTAATTCCATTGCCATGGATGTATAGGCAGCAACCCAAAATGTGAAGACGAAATCCCTTTTTCGCGCATTAAGTCGAACAGTAACTTAAAGGTTGAAGCCCCTAACTCCCTCTTCCAAAAAGACTGTTCACTTTCACCATCATAATGAGAGGCTAAAAACTCATGTTTTATTGCTAACCATTGCAATTTAAACGTTTTTCCACATTCTGGGCCATAAGCTTCATGATCCTTAACACTAAATCCGCTTCTTGATTTGAAGCACGGGTGATAAGGATGCCCTTCGAAAAGGGCAGACTCTAAACGAATGTGGCTAAGTGCTCTTCTGCTAATGACGGGTGCAACGTTATTGCGGTTCCATTGACAAAGCGTTAGTGTGTGGACGAGTTCATCAAATAGTTTTGTTCGCTTGGCATCATCATAAGGTAGACAACGAATAATGCGCGCTACATCCTTTAGCGTAAGAGGTCTTTCATTGAGGTAGAGCGTGTTGTCTTCTAATCGCACGCGGCTAAAAAAGGTGTACTTTCCCTTTGCGCGCAACGTCATATTTTTTATTTCTACCGTGAAAGTACTATCTTCAAATGTAAAATTAACGAGTTTTTCGAAAAGCAGCGCTTCTACGAACTGTCTTACCACTCTTTTTTCGTCGTCACAGATAGCTAAGTCAATGATGGCTGGCTCAGACGCCGACCCAGCATCACAAAACCCTGGTATGCGCTTTTCATTAAGATTGTTAAAAGGCATTTTCAGTTACCTTTCTTGATTTGCTTTGCGCTTTTTCAGCATGTGAAGGCAGACAGTGTGTGGTCTTTGACAAAGGTAGCAGCGGGTTGTTTACCCATACATATACCGCTAGTTCGTCTTCAGCCTCCAATTCATCCACGTCTTCAACTCGCGTAAGCAAATTGGCCTTAAAGGGCAGCTTTTCGCGCTGTAGTACCGAACGTACAAGTGCACTGCCTTGTGCGCCAAGCGTTGGCAATATCGAAGACAATCGTTTGTGAACGACTTGAAGTAATGACGATTCACTGGCGAGTTGGTCGATGCCAAGTCGATTTACTACTGCAAACAATTGGTTGAAAAACAGGTAATAAGTAAAGCGGTTGATAATCATTTCTTCGCCATAGAACAAGTCTTTACATGCCGTTAAGTGAGGTTCCATGGTTTCCAGAATTTGTTGTCGTTCCTTCGATAGGTAAAAGCCTTGATTGTCTCGGTAGTAATATGCCGACGGGTATCCCTTTGTTAAGTCGAGTAACGAGTTTTGCTGGTGGGCTTCCAATGCGATGCCGCATTGATCAAACAACCGAATTGCGGGCTCTATTGCACAGTCTAAATACCGATTAAACCATGTTTCTGTCACTGTCTGTGGTGACGTCTGTTCGCGCTGCGCCAGCAGGTGTATTACTTCGGCGAGTTTAGAGTTATCGCCATCAAATAACGGCTCTTGTACCAGTGCCGCAATAGACTGTGTACCACCAAGGCCAACATTCTCATTTTGGGTCGTAAACGGGTTGTCCCTTAGGATGAGTTCAAACCCACTTTCACCACCGTTTCCAAGGTCAAGTGAGATGTATGCTGGGTCATCAATGAATTTAAAACTGGGAAATATCGAAGAAAAGCCGAGTCGCTTAAGCAATCTACATAGCGTGACACCTGCTTCTAGCTCATGATGCATATTCTTTCTAAGCGAATTGGTGACTTTTACCGGGATAGACAGTTTAACCATATAATCCAGGTCTTCGTTATAGACCGTTCTTACGGACGACGTAGGCTTGAATGCTGGCCCAAATTCACCAAGGTCAATCAATGACCCTTCGGAGAGTAGCGTTTTTATATGCTCGCTGGATAGTAACCATGCTGCCTGTAATGGATGTACTGCAATTAGTTTTAGATTTTGTTGACGCAATGTCTCAATCGTTGATTTTGTTGATGAATCACCATCGCTAAGTGCGATATTCTCAAGAATGTCAAATGCACAGGTATCGGTTGCGCTATTTGAAACGGTTAGCGCTAGCTTTGCAGCGAAATAGTGCAGTTTAAATTTGCCTTGTAACTCTGGTGTATAAGCTTCATGCTGCCAACGATGCATTCCCTGTCGCGACTTTGGCGTAGGGTGAAGCCAGTGGCCAAACAAAATTGCCTGCTCTGTATCAATAAACTTATTACTGTTAAGCGCTTCGTCCCCTTCTCTATTCTCTAAATAGAGCGACATTATCTGGTGACTTTCAATCGTTCTCGCGTACAGTTCTAGCTGGCGCTCTGACAGCTCTAGCCTGTGTTCTGATTGATGTTCGTCGCCTTTAGTGCGCGTATTAGTTGCGCTATAAATTTCATCGATGAGCAATAAAATAGCGTTCATCAATGAAACTTCTTGCCATTTAAAGCTATTTGGCAGTTGCTTATACACGGTAGTAAACGTGTGGCGTCCCACCACAGAGCGGTATGATGCTGCAAAACACACTCTTGTGTTACTTGACGTAAGATAGAGTTCTACTGCGTGTTTGTCGCGTTGATGTAATGGGATCCCTGTTCTTACGACCCATTCTTCATTGGTGTGCCACACACCAGAATCAATTTCTTTCAAATATGCGTTTGCGAAAGCTTGAAACGACGCATTGTTAGCTTGTGTTTTTGCGGCTGAAGTCATGCAAAGACCTTTGTAAAAGGATCAAATTACCGCGCCAATCTATTGAGAATGGTTTTCATTAGCAACCGTTTTTACATTTGTTACATGTGCACAATTTTCACGCTCACTTTGA
The DNA window shown above is from Alteromonas sp. KC3 and carries:
- a CDS encoding IucA/IucC family protein, producing MPFNNLNEKRIPGFCDAGSASEPAIIDLAICDDEKRVVRQFVEALLFEKLVNFTFEDSTFTVEIKNMTLRAKGKYTFFSRVRLEDNTLYLNERPLTLKDVARIIRCLPYDDAKRTKLFDELVHTLTLCQWNRNNVAPVISRRALSHIRLESALFEGHPYHPCFKSRSGFSVKDHEAYGPECGKTFKLQWLAIKHEFLASHYDGESEQSFWKRELGASTFKLLFDLMREKGISSSHFGLLPIHPWQWNYVKASLIQPLKNGDVFWLGSAGDDYQASISLRTLLNTSNVNKASIKLPLNVVNTSSLRTVEPHSVCTAPHLSNWLHDLIENDAWLQKRNVLSIQKEYAGIVVVKPDSGDTVDEGNKQHWATTLSPSLSAIFRDASVLNEPGVHTVPFAALAATEWDGKPFVARWIEKFGVDVWLDALINTAIIPVWHLLAFHGIAVEAHAQNMSLVLRDGLPTKVILRDFHESLEYVPDFLNNRATAPDFNSIHGDYVNAPANHYYWMDNTEALRELFVDTVFVYNLTELSTLFALHNYCDETHFWSKVYAAIASYNNSGVTATARLNKINLFEKSIITESLLKKKLSANKALDEFHHTIDNPLATFFEHACGESHA
- a CDS encoding IucA/IucC family protein, which encodes MTSAAKTQANNASFQAFANAYLKEIDSGVWHTNEEWVVRTGIPLHQRDKHAVELYLTSSNTRVCFAASYRSVVGRHTFTTVYKQLPNSFKWQEVSLMNAILLLIDEIYSATNTRTKGDEHQSEHRLELSERQLELYARTIESHQIMSLYLENREGDEALNSNKFIDTEQAILFGHWLHPTPKSRQGMHRWQHEAYTPELQGKFKLHYFAAKLALTVSNSATDTCAFDILENIALSDGDSSTKSTIETLRQQNLKLIAVHPLQAAWLLSSEHIKTLLSEGSLIDLGEFGPAFKPTSSVRTVYNEDLDYMVKLSIPVKVTNSLRKNMHHELEAGVTLCRLLKRLGFSSIFPSFKFIDDPAYISLDLGNGGESGFELILRDNPFTTQNENVGLGGTQSIAALVQEPLFDGDNSKLAEVIHLLAQREQTSPQTVTETWFNRYLDCAIEPAIRLFDQCGIALEAHQQNSLLDLTKGYPSAYYYRDNQGFYLSKERQQILETMEPHLTACKDLFYGEEMIINRFTYYLFFNQLFAVVNRLGIDQLASESSLLQVVHKRLSSILPTLGAQGSALVRSVLQREKLPFKANLLTRVEDVDELEAEDELAVYVWVNNPLLPLSKTTHCLPSHAEKAQSKSRKVTENAF